In Raphanus sativus cultivar WK10039 unplaced genomic scaffold, ASM80110v3 Scaffold0724, whole genome shotgun sequence, the genomic window gaatcatgaagatattgccatatgtccgaacaggctaatctggaatcatctggatagaaagtgggatatcttcttactcacaactcctatgagatttattcaacttcctggttattctccactgattagtggttccaaataaagcttcttagatcgtggttcatcctggtttgataagaatcatgaagatattgcatatgtccgaacaggctaatctggaatcatctggatagaaagtgggatatcttcttactcacaactcctatgagatttattcaacttcctggttattctccactgattagtggttccaaataaagcttcttagatcgtggttcatcctggtttgataagaatcatgaagatattgccatatgtccgaacaggctaatctggaatcatctggatagaaagtgggatatcttcttactcacaactcctatgagatttattcaacttcctggttattctccactgattagtggttccaaataaagcttcttagatcgtggttcatcctggtttgataagaatcatgaagatattgccatatgtccgaacaggctaatctggaatcatctggatagaaagtgggatatcttcttactcacaactcctatgagatttattcaacttcctggttattctccactgattagtggttccaaataaagcttcttagatcgtggttcatcctggtttgataagaatcatgaagatattgccatatgtccgaacaggctaatctggaatcatctggatagaaagtgggatatcttcttactcacaactcctatgagatttattcaacttcctggttattctccactgattagtggttccaaataaagcttcttagatcgtggttcatcctggtttgataagaatcatgaagatattgccatatgtccgaacaggctaatctggaatcatctggatagaaagtgggatatcttcttactcacaactcctatgagatttattcaacttcctggttattctccactgattagtggttccaaataaagcttcttagatcgtggttcatcctggtttgataagaatcatgaagatattgccatatgtccgaacaggctaatctggaatcatctggatagaaagtgggatatcttcttactcacaactcctatgagacttattcaacttcctggttattctccacttattagtggttcccataaagcttcttatatatggttctgtcatgtccccgatccaagataggatcggccggatggaccatggtgcaaggggatgcaccaaatcaggtcaaaTGACCTATGGCAAAGTGTATCATGTCCGGgaagtgggttaagggtatcagaggctgaaacttaaccaaggcaaggaaggttcaagcttaaggaagctggacaagggtttagatagctggccggagtgtgaaacaagctcgggcagctaggatgaaGTGTGTAGGAgttcacagtagctcacaagagttctggtcagctccagtagctggagtgttagctcactcagctggtgacactagtggtcagctcatctcagcttggaggagtgttatgagttgacatggtgtgaccggaccatgggcggttatggtccggtgggatgtggtgcggtccggatgggaccaggggtgtttggtggtgcagccaggcacttggcaatgtGCCAGAGGGTGAAGATCGATGCatgggagcagttgagaggcagttgaggGGCGGTTGGGCCGAAGGGATGCGGTGATTCCCACATGTGCCCATTCGGCCATTTACTCGCGCCCATTCGCCCAAAAACAGTTACCCACgcctttgtctataaatatagaccttgggcatcgatatttATGATCAGACAAAgtggggaaactctgccaaaattgtcagagaatccaagagagaaagagaccggcggttttacttgttggccgtgtgagtgtggtgtaatttgttcttgaccggcgaccaaggaggAGTTGCAGGAAGGAACCGTGGGAAGATGGAGACAAGAGGAACTGAGAAGGTTAGTGGGAAGGAccagaacccatcgtcggccactcctaaggttagtgatgctaaccatttaccatcgccatgatccatgggtccggatggatggtccgcatggaccaagtgatgttggttgcatccgttctcccttctctgtcattctatctcttttattacatattctgatgatgttcatgagtttagactcatgGTCAGGCCGCCAAGgcatggattggtcagtgtaatctctccatggccttggttgggcatgtaaggttggatctcctacttccggttgaggtttggggattctgacttcatatatctcttaattgggatttatcatgaattaccatagtgaaaggataattttatatcactgatatagagatggtaagttatggccatgggggcgggtctagggtgagatcggtatgatccggacctgttctgtggattctgacttgaccattctcttagttgtgaattatcatgatttatcatgatgtttgtataatttttagaggcctatccgagtgggtcaaggtttgggacagaaactagttctaagggacttaaccatgcattgctagacttgttgctaggatatcggttttgatatgatcctaggtgtgaggatcacgtccctgactactctccagcggattgtgatgatgaaacaagatgtggattgagtgatacttcaaagagttgcggaatgactcttggactatcaaaggtttgcttgcaaggtaaggatcaaggatccgagtaacacttagacaagctttgatcaaacaagattcagagagaatttttaatagaaagtgtttgatgattttattcatgattttcgtccataatatataggcaagaagtctgtacatgcacagcttcttggaaacatacaaaatacttaaaacaaaggctcccttgaaaacataaataaagaccaggttttaaatccgaaaatagactagaaaataagagaaatggcatggtttcatcaagaggctatcgtataagtgttgtgtccaagcctcattaaaaaccttgtttggaaaacccaatgggacaaaaccaaaccaaggaaaagagtgcaagtcacaacacctctcttgatgaatgtcttagacggcttgaatcacaaccagagtagttggataagcacactctagactgccctggatagtgtataagagtttatggaaagcttgattgaatctggcttgcttggatctagtcattggaccaactggtacttctaagtccttgccatttgtttcctcaggttcaagctgctccatggttctttcttcaacttccttaagctctggttcaagctgttccatatctttagttccattgcttgtcaagatcacatcatcctctcccacttgagaaggatttgacctcaaatccgttTCATCTGCATGATAAGGAACTAggtcagtaacattgaagctTGAGCTCACGTtatacttaccttggagatcgagttgataggcattgttgttgatcttcctGATGACTTTGAAAGGACCATCTAGTCTAGGCATGAGTTTGGATTTTCTTTCGTTAGGAAATCTGTCCTTCCTCAGATGTATCCAAACTAAGtctccttcttcaaagatcatctcttttCTTCCTTTGTTAGCTTGCTTAGCGTACAGCTTGGTCTTGTTTTCTATATTGATCCGGGCCTTCTCATGTATCTGCTTAACAAGTTCAGCTTTCTTTTGTCCATCCAAGCTAACTCTTTCACTCAaaggtaaaggcattagatccaaaggtgATAAAGGATTGAAACCATAGACAATTTCAAATGGAGAGAACTTAGATGCAGAATGCCTagcatgattataagcaaattctacatgaggcaaacattcttcccaagtcctaaGGTTCTTTTTAATCAATGCACGCAGCAAGGTAGACAATGTTCTATTGAcaacttcagtttgtccatcagactgtggatgacaagtagtagagaaacACAGCTTAGTtcctaacttagaccacaaggttttccaaaagaagctaagaaacttggtgtctctatcagaaacaattgTCTTAGGCATTCCATGAAGTCTAACAATTTCTTTAAAGAACATATTAGCAACATTCacagcatcatcagttttatgacatggaataaaatgagccattttAGAAAACCTATCAACGACTACAAACACAGAATCCTTTCCAGTCTTAGTCCTAGGTAATCCAACAACAAAATCCATTGAAATGTCATGCCATGGATGCAAAGGaatgggtaaaggagtatacagACCGTGGTTTTGGACTTTGGACTTAGCCTGTTTGCAAGGGACACACCTTTCACAAGCTTTTTCTACATCTCTCCTCAtgtgtggccaatagaagtgaTCCTGCATTACGTTCAGTGTCTTAGCCACGCCAAAATGTCCTCCAAGTCCACCTGCGTGAGCTTCCTTGACaaacaaatctctcaaagaaGAGTTAGGCACACATAGTCTAttttcaaagaagagaaaaccaTCATTCTTGAAGTATTTACCACGACCAtgttgaactgaagagttcAATATAGCTTCAGAAGTAATCTGAAGTGTTTATCTTATGAAGATGAGTTCAAGAAGAGTTAAAGGAGTCATTGGAGTAATTTGGGAGAAGTGATGTAATAGGGAATAGTGTGGGAACACTATTCACTATTCAGAAGTACTATTCACTATCTTGGAAGCATATGAGAAGGCTTAAGAGAAGAATATCCATTTGGCATAGTAAGATGCCTTAGGAAGCAACCAGGAAGGTGCTGCGATCTCTTAAGCTACTTcaggataaggtttcttatccatACTGGGCGCCCAAGACAGGCTGTCTTTggctggaaaggaagaagctCTTGCATAGTGAATTATGTATCTGGACAAGTAAAAGGGAAGAAGCATCAGTCAAAGAAAGCTAGGCGCCACTCCCTTTACAGCTTGCAACGGATACTTTTGACTACATCCCATCCATCCAATTCAAACCATTTAATCTCCACTCTTGATTGCTTATCTTTAGCTTAGGGTTTTCTATGTATTTGCCTTGTATTTAAACTCATGTCTGTCGCCATTGTTTGTTATGTTGAGAGAGTTTCTCTTCATCAATACACTTGGTTCTTATTCTCTAGTCTTGGTTACTTAATCTCTTAATCTTTATACACTCTCtactctctctcaatctcttagtCTCTCATACAAATCATACTCGCCATCTCTATTCTCTCCCATACTCTTTCATATTCTCATCTGATTCTGTGTTCATCACTCAAGTACTTGAGCTCTGATAATcttttatggtatcagagcaaggtTGCTCAGTTCCTGGTGAAGTCTTCCGCAACAAACACAAGCTCCATTGAAGTTCCAAGCTCACATCCCTCACGCCCTTGAAGATTCAAGTCCATCCGGTTACAAAGCATCAACCTTTGAAGAGTTCAGTGACAGTCTTACTCTTTTGACTACCAAGATGGAGTCATCCAGAGTCATTGTCATCCCTGTGTCTCTACAAGGTCCAAACTATCTCCTCTGGTCTCGTATGGTGAAGACAGCTTTGGGAGGAAAGGGCTTATGGAGCCATTGCATCTCGGATTCTCCAAAGTCCCTCAAAGCTGCCGATTCAAGCTCTAGTCCATCTACTGATGAAACTGGTTCCAAGCAAGTATCTGAAGAGAAGTGGcatcaagaagacctcatggtccTGTCCATTCTCCAAAGCTCCCTAGCTCCATCCATTCTTGAGGcatactcatactgtgagagtgCCATCTCGCTTTGGAGCACACTCAACAAGGTTTATGGGAACCTGTCCAACATCAGCAGAGTCTTTGAGATCAAGAGGGCCATCAACGACCTGACCCAAGAAGAAGCTGAGTTCACTGCACATCTCGGGAAGTATAGAAGTCTTTGGTCAGAGCTGGAATCGCTTAGACCTCAGTCCATTGATCCTGATGTGTTAAATGaaaggagagagcaagacaaggtgtttgctTTGCTCTTAACTCTCAGCCCAGCTTACAATGGAGTCATTAAACATATCTTGCGATCTGAGAAGCTCCCAACACTGGAAGAAGTGTGTGGCCAGCTCCAAAAGGAGGAGGGGTCAATCGCATTGTTTGAGTCAAAGGAAACAATCTCCTTTGCATCTCAAGCTGAAGGGAAGTCTCAGTCCACTAAGCCGGTTTACAAGAAGAGTGATAGAAGGGGTTTGAAGTGTGAACACTGCAAGAGGGATGGGCACACCAAGGAGAGGTGTTGGGTATTGAACCCGAgcctcaaacctgccaagttcaaGTGAACCGTGCCCATGGAGGTTCAAGAGATCAGCTCAGATCTCTTGGGTGTAAGCAAACCTCTTTACCCTTAATAAGAGCTTGTgtctttatttaaaaattgtttgagTGATGTCTTAGGTCCCAGAATctcatgtttatttttattgcaTTGTCTTGTGTATTGCCACAGCTAGAATCATCATAGATGTGTTGCAAAATTGAGATGTGGTCTCTGATGCTTGCATCATGATAGATAAGCTGTTTTGCATACACAAGCTTGTTTCATATTTGTTTAAGTTCAATCCTTTTGTTGCTCTCGGATTGAACCTGCTGCATACATATAGTATTGCTTAGGTTGTTGCATACATCTATTgttgcataaaaaaaaaaaaaaaaattagcctaAAATGTCAGTGTATTGTTAATAGCATACATTGTCATTTTAGAGATTGAAAAGTGCTTGATCTTGTTCTTGTGATTAGCTGGTTTCAAGATCAGAGCTTGTTGAGGCATTGGTGATCAAACAAGATGAATTATATTGGTTTGGTCCCAATGGGAAAGATCTAATCTTGCATTGAGTTGTGGTGATGTTAGGTACACATGGAGTGATACTGAGACATACCAATAACCAAGAGTGTAGAGGTTGTGATCTAGTTCCATTGCATATCATCACAGGATGTATCaatccataaaaaaaaaaaactacaggAAGTGTAGTGTGATTGATTGCAATGAGAGATTGCCATTGCATAATACCATAGGACATGTCTAGTCCAAAAGTCTACAGGAAGTGTAGCATGGTTATTATGCAGTGAGAGCTTGTCTTGTGAGGTCTCTCTATGGTGATTCAAACACCCTAGTTCCTGGTATAAGGAAGAGAGCAACTTACAAGACTAAAGATCACCATAGAAAGTCTGTTGAGACTGGTGGTCTTAAGGCCATGAAATTGCTTACACCTTACACAAGCTTAGTTCCAAATCTAAGTCTCGGATactaagcttgaggggggatTGTTAAAGAGCAAGTTTCATGGTCTGATAAGCTTGTGCAAAGGCTTCTACAAAGGGTCATCAGCCGGAGTTGTGTGTATGAAGGCTCATGAGAAGCATGAAGCTGAAGGATCCACACTGCCATCCAAGAAGCTGTTGATACCATGAAGATGGTGCACTGGCCGAGTTGGGAACTCATCAAAAACAAAAGGGAAGTTCCCTTAAACActtattctcttttcaattcaATTCATTCATCATCTCATTGTTAAAAAGCTTGAAATGATACTTAAAATGTCTTGATTGATTGTGATGCATTATTATGATGCAATCTTTGTTTCTTGATAAgtactgatgcacctttgggataatgtatcaggtaccattGCTTGGCGCCTCACTGAAGTGTTCCTGGTCATCTCCTAGCTTCTCTAAAGAGGCTTTGAAGTCCATTGAGAGGGGGAGATTCAAACCGAGGTCTATGAAGAGGGCAAGCTTAGTTTGATGTATTGATCAGTCTCACTGGTGTTTGAAGAAGTTCTGGTCGCCTCCTAGCCTTTCTAAGAAGAAGCCTTGAAGCTGATTGAGAGGGGGAGTCCCAAACCGGTTCCATAAAGAAGTGAAGCTGAGGTGTGTGTGTGCGCAAAGCCTTGAGAGTTGCTGCACCAGTTTAGGCCATGATCCAGAActtcttgtgtccaaccacactggttctaaggcacaagagttcattggccaatccctaggctttggagagctctactctttttcccttgcaaagttttgtcccaatgggttttctttgcaaggtttttaatgagggagactcttcagagttccaagcttgacttaggatcatctaaagtcaagcttgagggggagtgttgaactgaagagttcAATATAGCTTCAGAAGTAATCTGAAGTGTTTATCTTATGAAGATGAGTTCAAGAAGAGTTAAAGGAGTCATTGGAGTAATTTGGGAGAAGTGATGTAATAGGGAATAGTGTGGGAACACTATTCACTATTCAGAAGTACTATTCACTATCTTGGAAGCATATGAGAAGGCTTAAGAGAAGAATATCCATTTGGCATAGTAAGATGCCTTAGGAAGCAACCAGGAAGGTGCTGCGATCTCTTAAGCTACTTcaggataaggtttcttatccatACTGGGCGCCCAAGACAGGCTGTCTTTggctggaaaggaagaagctCTTGCATAGTGAATTATGTATCTGGACAAGTAAAAGGGAAGAAGCATCAGTCAAAGAAAGCTAGGCGCCACTCCCTTTACAGCTTGCAACGGATACTTTTGACTACATCCCATCCATCCAATTCAAACCATTTAATCTCCACTCTTGATTGCTTATCTTTAGCTTAGGGTTTTCTATGTATTTGCCTTGTATTTAAACTCATGTCTGTCGCCATTGTTTGTTATGTTGAGAGAGTTTCTCTTCATCAATACACTTGGTTCTTATTCTCTAGTCTTGGTTACTTAATCTCTTAATCTTTATACACTCTCtactctctctcaatctcttagtCTCTCATACAAATCATACTCGCCATCTCTATTCTCTCCCATACTCTTTCATATTCTCATCTGATTCTGTGTTCATCACTCAAGTACTTGAGCTCTGATAATCTTTTAGACCAAACTTCTCACAAGAagcatatatatctttaaaatcagaatcagtggcatataaagttttgatgtgctcaaatccaaGTAATTTCGTTTCAAGAGTGTTCaagagaacataccttcgagatagtgcatcagcaactatgttttccttacctttcttgtatttgatcacataaggaaaggtttcaatgaattcaaTCCATCTAGCATGTCTCTTGTTCAGTTTCTGTTGTCCCTTGAGATGCTttagagactcatgatcagtgtggatgacgaactccttaggccagagaTAGTGTTGCCATGTTTGCAAAGCCCTCACAAGCGCATAGAGCTCTTTGTCATACGTTGGATAGTTCAGAGTAGCccctccaagcttttcactaaagaAAGCTATAGGTTTCTTTTCCTGCATAAGCACAGCACCTACACCaataccagaagcatcacattctatttcaaatgttttagaaaagtcAGGGAGAGAAAGAACTGGTGAATTGGTGAGTTTCTCTTTTAAGGCTTGGAATGCTTCTTCTTGGAATTGTTCCCACTTGAACCCAACGTTTTTCTTGATTACTTCAGTCAGTGGTGCAGCCACAGTACTAAAATCCTTGACAAATTTTCTGTAGAATCCGGCTAGACCATGGAAGCTTCTCACTTCACCAACTGTCTTTGGGCTTGGCCATTCCTTGAtagctttgatcttttcttcatcaaccttgattccatctgcactcacaacaaaacctaaaaagacaaggttatctgctccaaaagtacatttctttAAATTAGCAAACAAGGATtccttcctaagcacttctagaaCCTTTCTAAGATGCTCAACATGCTCATCTAAGTTCTTGCTGTAGATCaaaatgtcatcaaagtaaaccacaacaaaatgacctataaatgatctaagaacatggttcattaacctcatgaaagtactaggcgCATTAGTcagcccaaatggcatcactaacCATTCATATAGCCCCTGCTtcgttttaaaagcagttttccactcatcaccctCTTTCATTCTAATTTGGTGATACCCACTTTTCAAATCAaccttagaaaagatgctagaaccatgcaactcatcaagcatatcatctaatctaggaatggGATATcgatactttacagtgatattgttgatggctctgcaatcgacacacattctccagctaccatctttctttggtacaaGTAAGACTGGAACTGCACATGGGCTCATGCTCTCACGAATATGACCTTTCTCCATAAGCTCAGTGACTTGTTGCTGTAGCTCTTTGGTCTCCAGAGGattggttctataggctggcTTGTTCGGTAGAGAAGCCCCTGGAATAAAATCGATTTGATGCTCTATTCCTCTGATAGGTGGCAGTCCTTGTGGAGCTTCTTCTGGAAAAACATCTTTGAATTCCTGCAAAAGAAATTGTATCTTGCTAGGAAGATCCTGCACTGGCTTTGTTATGTTTAaacattctttaaaaacaatCAGCAAGTGAGGTAAAGAACTTCCCTTTGGTTGAAGCAATATATTAGCCTGCTGCTTTTTCTTAGATTCTGAGGTCGCTTTGTTCTTCTTCAAGGCTATCTGATCTAGATGAACTTCTTGCGGTGTCAAAGGAACCAAAACAGTCTTCTTTCCTTTGTACTCAAACGAGTATCTGTTTGTGAACCCATCA contains:
- the LOC130502881 gene encoding uncharacterized protein LOC130502881, whose translation is MADEDDRNNGMNPLLLDALTARMTTLMDQRLEHFRAEVVHSDRERPRRTSDRSATESYYSHSNRSIDTRRRRRDQEERPKTSDPLGGLKLKIPEFKDYTAEYKMKLAPTEFKEYALSWWDNLVTARRRAGDFPVETWNQMKVIMRKRFVPSHYHRELHFKLRTLSQGSRSVEEYYKEMETLMLRADIQEDREATMARFMGGLNRDIMDRLEVHHYVEMEELLHKAIMFEQQLKRRSYKSSYGASKPHYQKDEKIRESRPFSKPKVEEQSVKGKEVATASKSRDIQCYKCKGYGHYASSCSNKRVILIRENGDIESEEEVSESEEERVEMPTRGELLVTRRTLNLQAKTDGDEQRENLFHTRCMVHGKVCSLVIDGGSCTNVASETMVEKLGLKVIKRPTTYKLQWLNDEGELEVKHQVKVPLSIGKYEEEILCDVLPMDAGHILLGRPWQSDRKEFKDVFPEEAPQGLPPIRGIEHQIDFIPGASLPNKPAYRTNPLETKELQQQVTELMEKGHIRESMSPCAVPVLLVPKKDGSWRMCFVVSADGIKVDEEKIKAIKEWPSPKTVGEVRSFHGLAGFYRKFVKDFSTVAAPLTEVIKKNVGFKWEQFQEEAFQALKEKLTNSPVLSLPDFSKTFEIECDASGIGVGAVLMQEKKPIAFFSEKLGGATLNYPTYDKELYALVRALQTWQHYLWPKEFVIHTDHESLKHLKGQQKLNKRHARWIEFIETFPYVIKYKKGKENIVADALSRRYNDGFLFFENRLCVPNSSLRDLFVKEAHAGGLGGHFGVAKTLNVMQDHFYWPHMRRDVEKACERCVPCKQAKSKVQNHGLYTPLPIPLHPWHDISMDFVVGLPRTKTGKDSVFVVVDRFSKMAHFIPCHKTDDAVNVANMFFKEIVRLHGMPKTIVSDRDTKFLSFFWKTLWSKLGTKLCFSTTCHPQSDGQTEVVNRTLSTLLRALIKKNLRTWEECLPHVEFAYNHARHSASKFSPFEIVYGFNPLSPLDLMPLPLIWIHLRKDRFPNERKSKLMPRLDGPFKVIRKINNNAYQLDLQDETDLRSNPSQVGEDDVILTSNGTKDMEQLEPELKEVEERTMEQLEPEETNGKDLEVPVGPMTRSKQARFNQAFHKLLYTIQGSLECAYPTTLVVIQAV